The following coding sequences are from one Asterias amurensis chromosome 8, ASM3211899v1 window:
- the LOC139940474 gene encoding proton-coupled folate transporter-like translates to MGVCVYIRRLLGGITVEPLVLAAMTAIYFLVQGRQQFFFFKLCMINYNDLEACYNLSGNPHWEEQVQIDTARWMMYTDIALLVPTLCSSLVLAAWSDRSGRKPALIIGCLGGVIFGTVWLVCSVWIQIPMPFLLIGSLGLGASGGQVIIMATAVSYIADITTTEERVKRVGLADGALFIASVISLFSSGLLLDAHLYSLLFTLMIVLFLCGILYTLVCLNETRPLESENSAVQETDPLLGGCGEPNDGGDLAHAPRDHDGGVGGFCSACCSVDLVLRSFVVAVRKRPGRRRLVIILVMVAFLVNQVAFVGFQNVFVLYASKAPFKWSPLMIGSLIGVIAIANAIALLVFLPCLRWAHVNNNVIVILVLLSISISCGLFSIARTTTAIWLAAMPTFVFGLVPAIYKGLTTMLVPGDETGSVVALLMNMDAIATLCAALIFDNLYPATLHILNGTVSFLTASGLFFLELCVFLVVAYSSKYHSGNEDSGSIDEATT, encoded by the exons ATgggagtttgtgtttatatcCGTCGTCTGTTGGGCGGCATCACAGTGGAGCCTTTAGTGCTGGCTGCCATGACAGCTATATACTTCCTCGTCCAGGGCAGGCAgcagtttttcttcttcaaactcTGCATGATCAACTACAATGACTTGGAAGCCTGTTACAACCTTAGTGGGAATCCTCACTGGGAAGAGCAGGTCCAGATTGACACTGCTCGCTGGATGATGTACACAGATATCGCACTGCTGGTTCCGACTTTGTGTTCCAGTCTGGTCCTAGCTGCGTGGTCCGATCGAAGCGGCCGGAAACCTGCACTCATCATCGGATGTCTAGGTGGTGTTATTTTCGGAACAGTCTGGCTAGTTTGTTCCGTGTGGATCCAGATCCCGATGCCATTTCTTCTCATAGGATCGCTGGGTCTAGGAGCTTCGGGTGGCCAGGTTATCATCATGGCTACTGCTGTGAGTTACATTGCGGATATAACAACCACAGAGGAGCGAGTAAAACGTGTTGGGCTAGCTGACGGAGCTCTCTTTATAGCATCCGTTATTTCGTTATTTTCATCGGGACTACTGTTGGATGCCCATCTCTATTCGCTCCTCTTCACTCTTATGATTGTGCTTTTCCTTTGTGGAATCTTATACACACTTGTGTGTTTGAATGAAACGCGTCCACTGGAGTCCGAGAACTCAGCGGTGCAAGAAACGGATCCCTTGCTCGGGGGGTGTGGAGAGCCGAATGACGGCGGGGACTTGGCGCACGCCCCACGCGACCACGACGGGGGTGTTGGTGGGTTTTGTTCGGCGTGTTGTAGCGTAGACTTGGTGCTGAGATCCTTCGTTGTTGCTGTTAGGAAACGGCCAGGGAGGAGGAGATTGGTTATAATTCTGGTGATGGTCGCATTTCTTGTGAATCAGGTCGCGTTTGTTG GTTTCCAAAATGTGTTTGTGTTATATGCCAGCAAAGCACCATTCAAATGGAGTCCATTAATGATCG GTTCCTTAATAGGCGTCATAGCTATAGCAAATGCCATTGCTCTACTGGTGTTTCTACCCTGTTTACGATGGGCACACGTCAACAATAATGTCATAGTTATTTTGGTCTTGCTGTCCATAAGCATCAGCTGTGGACTTTTCTCGATTGCCAGAACAACAACTGCCATTTGGTTAG CCGCAATGCCAACGTTTGTCTTCGGATTGGTTCCCGCAATTTACAAAGGATTGACAACTATGTTAGTTCCTGGTGACGAAACAG GTAGTGTGGTGGCCTTGCTGATGAATATGGACGCCATTGCAACGTTGTGTGCTGCACTCATATTTGATAATCTCTACCCTGCAACTCTTCATATTCTTAATGGGACCGTCAGCTTCCTAACCGCCAGTGGACTTTTCTTTCTTGAACTGTGCGTCTTCCT